One segment of Setaria viridis chromosome 4, Setaria_viridis_v4.0, whole genome shotgun sequence DNA contains the following:
- the LOC117851761 gene encoding uncharacterized protein, protein MGSLGPTTISSMSMAKAAGVGTKNSAVAATDQQQAAGQKNCSSYAFQMPLHYPRYKKADYETMPEWRVDCLLREYGLPVAGDLDSKRKFAMGSFLWPDQY, encoded by the coding sequence ATGGGTTCCCTAGGCCCAACCACCATCAGTAGCATGAGCATGGCGAAGGCGGCCGGCGTTGGCACGAAGAACAGCGCGGTTGCTGCCACCGATCAGCAGCAAGCTGCAGGCCAGAAGAACTGCAGCAGCTACGCCTTCCAGATGCCACTGCACTACCCGCGGTACAAGAAGGCCGACTACGAGACCATGCCGGAGTGGCGCGTCGACTGCCTGCTCCGCGAGTACGgcctccccgtcgccggagaCCTCGACAGCAAGAGAAAGTTCGCCATGGGCTCCTTCCTCTGGCCCGACCAGTACTGA
- the LOC117853873 gene encoding uncharacterized protein, producing MGSLGPTVTVSMAKPNGGVGGQPPEQERNEGGGRCGVFGSGVCGFRMPLHYPRYKKADYEAMPEWRVDCLLREYGLPADGDLDSKRRFAMGAFLWPDEY from the coding sequence ATGGGATCCTTGGGCCCTACCGTGACCGTGAGCATGGCCAAGCCcaacggcggcgtcggcggccagcCGCCGGAGCAGGAGAGGAACGAGGGCGGCGGCAGGTGCGGCGTGTTCGGCAGCGGCGTCTGCGGCTTCCGGATGCCGCTGCACTACCCGCGGTACAAGAAGGCGGACTACGAGGCGATGCCGGAGTGGCGCGTTGACTGCCTGCTCCGCGAGTACGGCCTCCCCGCCGACGGCGACCTCGACAGCAAGCGCCGCTTCGCCATGGGCGCCTTCCTCTGGCCCGACGAGTACTGA
- the LOC117853872 gene encoding CMP-sialic acid transporter 1 isoform X1, translating to MQWYLVAALLTVLTSSQGILTTLSQSNGKYKYDYATIPFLAELFKLSVSSFFLWKECQSSSPPRMTKEWRSVRLYLVPSVIYLIHNNVQFATLTYVDPSTYQIMGNMKIVTTGILFRLVLKRKLSNLQWMAIVLLAVGTTTSQVKGCGDAPCDSLFSAPLQGYMLGILSACLSALAGVYTEYLMKKNNDSLYWQNVQLYTFGVIFNMGWLIYGDFKAGFELGPWWQRLFNGYSITTWMVVFNLGSTGLLVSWLMKYSDNIVKVYSTSMAMLLTMVLSIYLFSVKATVQLFLGIIICIISLQMYFMPVHMLVELPQTFPVTSK from the exons ATGCAGTGGTACTTGGTGGCCGCGCTCCTCACCGTCCTCACCAGCTCCCAG GGTATATTGACTACTCTCTCCCAGAGCAATGGCAAATATAAGTACGACTATGCAACCATTCCCTTCCTAGCAGAACTTTTCAAG TTGTCTGTATCAAGTTTCTTCCTTTGGAAGGAATGCCAATCTTCATCTCCACCAAGGATGACAAAGGAGTGGAGGAGTGTCCGACTATATCTTGTTCCTTCAGTAATATACCTCATCCACAACAATGTCCAGTTTGCAACCTTGACCTATGTTGATCCATCTACCTATCAGATAATGGGAAACATGAAAATCGTCACAACTGGAATTTTGTTTAG GCTTGTCCTCAAAAGGAAGTTGTCAAATCTACAATGGATGGCGATTGTTTTGCTAGCCGTTGGTACAACTACTAGCCAG GTGAAAGGATGTGGAGATGCACCATGCGATTCGCTTTTCTCAGCACCATTGCAGGGTTACATGCTTGGGATACTTTCTGCTTGTCTTTCAGCACTAGCTGGTGTCTACACGGAGTATTTgatgaagaagaacaatgaTAGTTTGTACTGGCAAAATGTACAATTGTATAC GTTTGGAGTTATATTCAACATGGGATGGCTAATTTATGGTGACTTCAAAGCTGGATTTGAGTTGGGTCCCTGGTGGCAGCGCCTATTTAATGGCTATTCTATCACAACATGGATGGTTGTGTTCAATTTAGGGTCCACCGGTCTGCTGGTATCATGGTTGATGAAGTATTCAGACAATATAGTTAAG GTGTACTCAACTTCAATGGCCATGCTTTTGACAATGGTTTTATCTATATATCTTTTCAGTGTGAAAGCCACAGTTCAG CTTTTCTTAGGCATTATCATCTGCATAATTTCCCTGCAGATGTATTTTATGCCTGTCCACATGCTTGTTGAATTGCCACAAACATTCCCTGTTACATCAAAGTAG
- the LOC117853872 gene encoding CMP-sialic acid transporter 1 isoform X2, with product MTKEWRSVRLYLVPSVIYLIHNNVQFATLTYVDPSTYQIMGNMKIVTTGILFRLVLKRKLSNLQWMAIVLLAVGTTTSQVKGCGDAPCDSLFSAPLQGYMLGILSACLSALAGVYTEYLMKKNNDSLYWQNVQLYTFGVIFNMGWLIYGDFKAGFELGPWWQRLFNGYSITTWMVVFNLGSTGLLVSWLMKYSDNIVKVYSTSMAMLLTMVLSIYLFSVKATVQLFLGIIICIISLQMYFMPVHMLVELPQTFPVTSK from the exons ATGACAAAGGAGTGGAGGAGTGTCCGACTATATCTTGTTCCTTCAGTAATATACCTCATCCACAACAATGTCCAGTTTGCAACCTTGACCTATGTTGATCCATCTACCTATCAGATAATGGGAAACATGAAAATCGTCACAACTGGAATTTTGTTTAG GCTTGTCCTCAAAAGGAAGTTGTCAAATCTACAATGGATGGCGATTGTTTTGCTAGCCGTTGGTACAACTACTAGCCAG GTGAAAGGATGTGGAGATGCACCATGCGATTCGCTTTTCTCAGCACCATTGCAGGGTTACATGCTTGGGATACTTTCTGCTTGTCTTTCAGCACTAGCTGGTGTCTACACGGAGTATTTgatgaagaagaacaatgaTAGTTTGTACTGGCAAAATGTACAATTGTATAC GTTTGGAGTTATATTCAACATGGGATGGCTAATTTATGGTGACTTCAAAGCTGGATTTGAGTTGGGTCCCTGGTGGCAGCGCCTATTTAATGGCTATTCTATCACAACATGGATGGTTGTGTTCAATTTAGGGTCCACCGGTCTGCTGGTATCATGGTTGATGAAGTATTCAGACAATATAGTTAAG GTGTACTCAACTTCAATGGCCATGCTTTTGACAATGGTTTTATCTATATATCTTTTCAGTGTGAAAGCCACAGTTCAG CTTTTCTTAGGCATTATCATCTGCATAATTTCCCTGCAGATGTATTTTATGCCTGTCCACATGCTTGTTGAATTGCCACAAACATTCCCTGTTACATCAAAGTAG
- the LOC117853279 gene encoding uncharacterized protein, with translation MALPAASDPGLGSLTSRDTGTRLPRATRVKNKGPAPVQITAEHLLREARELRGSEHPRAPARKIADAEELAERRLMERKFFEHSVGRAGASASAWAKYAQWEERQGDLARARSVFERALAASASASRDHSLWVKYAELEMRRGCVGDARNVWDRAVALLPRADQVWRKYVHMEETLGEVANARQVFDRWMAWWPGATAWCSYARFELRYGEVGRARAVYERFVAEYPRADAFMRYAGFEEKRGELERARRVFERAADVLADDEEEAGTLLVAFGEFEEEFREVERARAIYQYALDRVPKRRAEQIYGKLLAWEKQFGDPKGIEDAIVARRRLECQDDVRKNPLNYNSLFELIRLEESVGDKERIREAYERAVAKVPPAEEKRFWRRYIYIWINYALYEELDAQDAERAREVYRECLNLIPHKRFTFAKIWLMAAQFEIRQRNLSAARRILGNSIGVAPKPKVFNKYIEMEVSLGNFDRVRTLYQKFIECYAANSYAWRKYADLEKNLGESDRARAVYELAIAQPTLDNPELIWKEYLEFEIDGNEFDRARKLYERLLGRTKHLKVWLSYAEFEATAGSCGEDSTNRQMERAQRCRGVFQRAFDHFRTSSPESKEERAMLLEEWLNREVSFGHLGDVSVVQTKVPTKVKRKRSIPSEDGSTFVCEEFIDYIFPEEITHAPNMKIIEVAYRWKRQKTDDE, from the exons ATggcgctccccgccgcctccgacccCGGCCTCGGGTCCCTCACCAGCCGCGACACCGGGACGAGGCTTCCCCGGGCGACGCGCGTCAAGAACAAGGGCCCCGCGCCGGTACAGATCACCGCGGAGCACCTCCTCCGGGAGGCCCGGGAGCTGCGGGGGTCGGAGcacccgcgcgcgcccgcgcggaAGATCGCCGACGCGGAGGAGCTCGCCGAGCGCCGCCTGATGGAGCGCAAGTTCTTCGAGCACTCcgtcggccgcgccggcgcctccgcctcggcgtGGGCCAAGTACGCGCAGTGGGAGGAGCGGCAGGGAGACCTCGCCCGCGCGCGGTCCGTCTTCgagcgcgcgctcgccgcctccgcatCCGCCTCCCGCGACCACTCGCTCTGGGTCAAGTACGCGGAGCTCGAGATGCGGAGGGGATGCGTCGGCGACGCGCGCAACGTCTGGGACCGCGCGGTGGCGCTGCTGCCCCGCGCCGACCAGGTGTGGCGCAAGTACGTGCACATGGAGGAGACGCTCGGCGAGGTCGCCAATGCCCGCCAGGTGTTCGACcggtggatggcgtggtggcccGGCGCCACGGCGTGGTGCTCCTACGCCAGGTTCGAGCTCCGGTACGGCGAGGTGGGCCGCGCCAGGGCGGTCTACGAGCGCTTCGTCGCCGAGTACCCGCGCGCGGACGCGTTCATGCGGTACGCCGGATTCGAGGAGAAGCGCGGCGAGTTGGAGCGCGCGCGGCGGGTGTTCGAGCGCGCCGCGGACGTTCTCgccgatgatgaggaggaggcggggacgCTGCTCGTGGCCTTCGGCGAGTTCGAGGAGGAGTTCCGCGAGGTGGAGCGCGCCCGTGCCATATACCAGTACGCGCTCGACAGGGTGCCCAAGCGCCGTGCCGAGCAGATTTACGGGAAGCTGCTGGCATGGGAGAAGCAATTCGGGGACCCCAAGGGAATTGAGGATGCCATTGTGGCCAGGAGGAGATTAGAGTGTCAGGATGACGTGAGGAAGAATCCTCTCAACTACAATTCTTTGTTTGAACTCATCCGGCTTGAGGAAAGTGTCGGAGACAAGGAGAGGATCAGAGAGGCATACGAAAGGGCAGTTGCCAAAGTGCCTCCTGCTGAGGAGAAGCGGTTCTGGCGCAGATACATATACATCTGGATAAATTATGCCCTGTATGAGGAGCTTGATGCGCAGGATGCTGAACGGGCCAGGGAGGTCTACAGGGAATGCCTGAACCTAATCCCTCACAAAAGATTCACTTTTGCAAAAATTTGGCTGATGGCAGCCCAGTTTGAGATCAGGCAGAGGAATTTAAGCGCAGCAAGGCGAATACTTGGAAATTCAATTGGGGTTGCTCCAAAGCCTAAGGTGTTTAATAAATACATTGAGATGGAGGTATCTCTGGGCAACTTTGACCGTGTGAGAACACTTTACCAGAAATTCATCGAGTGTTATGCAGCAAACTCTTATGCTTGGAGAAAGTACGCTGACCTGGAAAAGAACCTTGGTGAGTCTGATCGTGCTCGAGCAGTATATGAGCTTGCAATTGCTCAGCCAACCCTTGACAATCCAGAGCTCATATGGAAG GAGTACTTGGAGTTTGAAATTGATGGAAATGAATTTGATAGAGCGAGGAAGCTTTATGAGAGATTGCTTGGTAGAACGAAGCATTTGAAAGTATGGCTCAGCTATGCTGAGTTTGAAGCCACAGCTGGCTCATGTGGTGAAGACAGTACAAATCGACAGATGGAGCGGGCACAAAGATGCAGAGGTGTTTTTCAGAGGGCGTTTGACCACTTCAGGACCAGCTCCCCCGAATCAAAGGAGGAAAGAGCAATGCTCCTTGAAGAATGGCTTAACAGGGAGGTGAGCTTTGGTCACCTTGGTGATGTGAGCGTAGTGCAGACAAAGGTGCCAACAAAAGTTAAAAGGAAGCGATCAATCCCTTCGGAGGATGGCTCCACCTTTGTATGTGAGGAGTTCATCGATTATATATTCCCTGAGGAAATCACTCATGCTCCAAACATGAAGATCATCGAAGTTGCATATAGATGGAAGAGGCAGAAAACTGATGATGAGTGA